Within the Medicago truncatula cultivar Jemalong A17 chromosome 4, MtrunA17r5.0-ANR, whole genome shotgun sequence genome, the region AAATGTGTTTACAAGACTGAATCGAACAGCCAATGTAGCCATATTGATCTTGTTGAGCATTGGTAGCAAACTCGGCGGAACTCTTATAGTTTGTCGTTACCTTCATATTCCTACAAATGAAGGGATTTTTCTTGGCTTCATGTTGAACACTAGAGGATATGCTGATTTGTTATTCATTGGTGCAGCAGCAAAGCAAATCACTGTGAGTACATTTCTCGCCTTGATTTATGATAGAATGTTATAGCGTAATTTGATCCAGATAGCCAACCCGACTTGATGGGTTGAGACTATGTTGTTAATATCAACTATTTTGAATTAGAATGATCTAATATGTATGTAATGTGTACTAATTCatgtttcttcttttgttgattTACATTTACAGAGTTTTGATGCCGAATCTTACAATGTGTTGCTAGTATCGATAGTATTAAACACAATAATATCAGGAATAATTGTGTCGTTTATAGCAAAGGGGGAAGAGAAAATGTTTTCAAACAACCATACAACAATTGAACCACAAGAAATGGAAGATGAACTTAAAATTTTGGCTTGTGTGTATGATCCTCGACAAGTATCTGCGATACTAGCCACAATACTAGCAATACATGGCTCTAAAACATCACCTTCCACCACTTATTTAATGCACTTAATAGAGCTTGTGAAGAAAATCAAGTCAAACTTGTTATaccatgaaaaagaaaatggcGATATCAGCGATGATGACGAAGCCTTTGGTGGAAATGATGTGGTGGACATTAATAATGCCCTAGATACCTTCACTGAAGACACAAAGATTTTGGTCCAACAAAAAAGGACAGTTTCTTCTTTTCTAAGTCTGTATGAAGAAGTGTGCAGCGAAGCAGAAAATCTTCAAGTATCGATTATTCTTCTTCCCTTTCACAAGCATCAACGAATCGATGGAAAACTTGAAAGCGGAAAAGAAGGTATAAGGATTACTAATCAGAAGGTTCTTAGGCATGCACCTTGTTCTGTCGGTGTAATTATAGAAAGAGGACTTACTACATCATTTGGTTTCTCGGAACTAATAGAATCTGAAACCATTCAAAATGTTGCAACACTTTTTTTTGGAGGGCCGGATGACCGCGAGGCTGTTGCTTGGAGCCTACGCATTTCAAAATGCCCTCGAATTAACTTGACAATCATTAGATTTTTGTTGTCGTCTAAATTAGAAAATGAACAAATTGATAAAAGTGGAGTACAATCTAAGGAAAAAGAGATTTTAATGTCGTTGTCCGGGGAAGAGACTGCGAATGATGAGATTGACAATAACTTCATGGTTGATTTTTATAACAGGCATGTCGCTTCGGGAAAAATTGGATATGTAGAAaattttgtgaagaatggaagaCAAACAGTTGAATGTTTGAAAGAGATTGGTGACATATACTCTTTGTTTATAGTTGGAAAGGGTGGTAGAGGAAATAGTTCACTAACAATAGATATGAGTGATTGGGAGGAATGTCCAGAACTTGGATCAGTTGGTGATATTTTAGCTTCTTCAGATTTTGATATTCATGGTTCTGTGTTGGTCATTCAACAACATAGAGATGTCAAGAAAGGTCTAATACATGATTAACATTTAAATACAATAGAGTTAGACTTCTTCATGTACTTAGCTTTATGAACATAAGGTGTATagatgaaacttttttttttcccttaacattgtgttaaacaaaaaattaacaagcACAACATTTCATCTAGTCCAAAAAAAAGCATACAATTTAATcgtaattttttattcacattTAGTCTAAATTACAAACCATATTGTTTATCTTTTGGGAATGAGAACCAAAATTCAggtttaattaatgatttgatcctttaaattatttgctggttacattttggtcccataaattatTAACGTTACAATTTGATGCCTTAAGTTATTTACAATTTGGATGGGTTTATCAAGATTGATCCAATAATCATGAATTATTCAATCAAGTTTTTCTCATTGAGGGTATTGTCACTAAGGCGAGTACTTTTTGAATAGACAAGTGGTTTCTTGAATTGTTTCCGAAATTCCCTTttcttgagagttttattttaaattcttgTGACATGCCTGAAAAGATTGATATTTCAAGAGGTTGGAGTTTTGGCGTTGCGATAACTTAAAGGAGGTTAATATTGATTCTTCAACCTCTTAAGTCGAACACTTGAAATAGCAAATAAGAAGACCTTAAGTCAACTGAAAAATtctacaatatcttttacaatgtTTTGTACAGTCAAATGTCACGAGGGTTTAAATAgtaaataatctctaaattacaATGttgaaatccaattttttttagagggtgtAAACCGGAAGTCGCTCAAATGAAAAGGGGTAAAAGTGCATTTATCTCCaaaatgtttataattaatGTTTTCTGTGGCTTGTGAGTTCTAACTCTATTTTGTTTATCATCTAAAACTACAGTTTTTTTATGAGACGCTAATGGGAAAAAAAGAGAACGATTGCTTTTGCATTTCTACTGAAACTAAGTGTTGGTGGCATGGCTTGAAGGATGTGAAAGTCATAAGCTCTAAGAAGATTGATGAGAATGTTTGTTTTAACACAATTTTAGATTCGTCGCCAGCTTATGCACCAGCTTATCCAGATCAAACAAATATTACCTTCAAGctagaattttaattttgtttagaaGTTTAATATTACCTCTTGAAAAGAGgtacattattttttgttgaaaaatgttgaaaagAGGTACTATTAACTTATAACGTACAGGGCTTTAATGTGTTTCGTCCCTATAATTAagggtcatttaaaaattagtcacTGTAATCGTTAATTCTGACAAATTatccttataaaatttaatcatttaaaatttaccCACTTAAtgactgccacgtcatcaaattataaaatacaGGAATGTGCCTTCTTTTTTTCATCGTAGATGAATATGATTTCTAAGAATTTGTTTACTTGCTCTCTAATGAGTATGTGgttaaaaaaatgtgatgaAGTGATAAGTGCTCTCTAGTGAGTATGTGATTGTTATACTTGTATTTAGATTTGTTGATCTATGGCATATGCAGTTTGCTGATATAGGTAGTGCTATTAGGTGAAGAGtgtttttctttcaattgtTTGGGATGTGTGTGATGAAGCTATCTGTTCATGCTAAGTTGAAtggttttttattaataaagtgATTATCTATTTATTAAATAGAGAATCAAAATCGTTCATGAACTTTTGGATCCTATAGTAATACTTCATTGAATTAATTGTATCATAAGCACTTGGCTTAGAATCCAAGTATTGATATTACAAACCAAGGTTCAAGATTTCTACAACTGATTGATAATTCAGGCTAAATTGAAAGATCATCAAGTTCTTCACACTCTTGTACAAATGGATGATACAGGTACATACTTCATTTATTTTGAGAGCCATGTCATTAATGTCCACGAAAGGGTCAATGGAAGTCCAATGGGTATACTAGAAAAAATGAATCACTAGAGCCAACACGTTAAGAGAACCCATCTTTGAAATTATTCTTagctttaattaataataaaattttaaggatACAAGCACCTTAAGATGTACGATTTCTGCTCTCCTCCTGCACTTTTCGCTCACAACCAGCTGAAAATACTATAATGCCCTTGTGCTAGTTAGTGGctacttttatttaatttatttactaatattcaaattattttatttactttattctaaatgattttgtttactttactctaaattatttgttcactttattctaaattatttattttctaaattatttgttcgctttattctaaattttatttgctatattctaatttatttatgaacttaaaataaattcaaaattagaaaataagttctaatttatttatgcacttaaaataaatttaaaattagaaaataaattcaaatttatttatacaatatttatttattcaatacataataaattcatcatggtaagcttagctcagttggtatggacaatgcataatatatgtaaggttaaAAAATTTAGCCCAAAATCCCTATATACATTATAGATAATACTATTTGTATTGTAGTGggataatcatttttaatgtgatttaatttttttaattaacattcaaataatacataaaatataaaaaaaactaaccttttaaacatttttggttggacttttctttctttgtgtCTCTAAATTTTGATCGGTTGTGTTCTTTGCACTCCTTGTGCATGGAGCTTCActgttgttaatatatatatatatatatatatatatatatatatatataccattttgATTTGTGCTAAAAAAATCTACAAAAGATGCGGTGCAAACATTGAACggtgttttgcatataaaataaaaagttattcaaTAGAAACACTAtattaatgtttatattttgacaATATATATTAACAAGTTTCCGCAATTTTATTATATCAGTTTTCTCatatatttacataaaatttgtttatacatataaaacacataaaattttcaacGGATGCCGATGCAAACATTAAACATGCGAATGAAGAATCTTTGtttataagaaagaaaaaaaaaaaagtgagttaAAAGACAAAAGAAGTGCCGTTATAATTTTGTTGTTACTTGATTCGATCTAACGACTTTGTCAGAGCAGTCCTATTCTTAATCCATATCTCTCTAAACTCTTCTTCTCTTCTGTCGcactctttctctttctctctctaactctacTTTCCACTCAATCGAACAaggtacaatttttttatcggattctctctaatttttttcattcattcatttgttATAGTTTAGTTAACAATTGTTGTTCATATTTTCtgtatttcaatttaattttatggtcAAGGTtgactatttttttgttgaaattaaaaaataaattattaattttatgattgatgattttgttgaaattcatATTGATAATTgataactaattttattttattttgatttatttagagatTATGGCATGtttagattgacttatttgagcttataagACTGTTTGATAGAGCTtatatgacatgttcataaactgttttcagcttatttttgttaattctcCAGGATAGCTTACGGCTTATTGCGTAgatgaaaattgtttgagtttttgTTATAGAAGTAGCTTATACATCATAAACACACTTgtcatgataagtgcttaagctgtaagctgcaaattaagttgtttatccagaCATGGTCATTGTTTGATTGAATTATGTGAGCTTATCTATAGGCATAAATACTTTTGAGAgtgtttgagagagcttatggaaactgCTTTTATGAGCAGTTTTCAACTTATCTTCATAAGCTCTTCATGATAGCTTATGAAGACAAATTATAACTTATATGTaaacaattttacaatattttagtttttgttatagaaatagcttaatCAAAAGCACTTAAATGGAAGTGTGTGCTTACGCTGTAAGTgcttaattaaatagtttatttGAACAGGATCTTAATGGCCAATATAATGTCCGTGTAAACCAGTTTTCCACGGACATCTTATAAGAGACCACCGTTTTTTCATATCCTAccataaatttcaaaatacccTTACAAAAGTTGGGTGATGTCACTGGTTTATATTGAAAGTGCATATTCTTTAaatccttttattttatgaattttataaacAGAAGTTTGTTTAAGTGAATTCATGATGATGACTATAGTTTTTTGAATCACTCTTCTCAACTAACTTGTCTTTAATGGCGCTTTATTTCTATACAGAATCGAGTTTCAATTCAACTGATTCCGTTATCGAGTTGTTTTTGTAACTAGCTTCTGATTCAATGCCTTCTGTAATCTCACCTCAGTGGCAAGATAAGGCGAGtggtttcttttcttcctcAGGTACCTTTCACTAAATCTGTGCACatttttgcttttctttttcttgtttactGTATGATAGTTGTTTGTGTCTATGTTTGTTCAAATATAAATTCAATGTAGGGGTCAAGCTTAAAGAAGCTAAGGAATCAGCGGGAACATTTGTTGGCGAGGTCACGAAGGATACAAAGAGTAATGTAGCTGAAGTGGCGGGAAAAGTTGGGACAATAGTCAAAAGTCGGTG harbors:
- the LOC25491728 gene encoding cation/H(+) antiporter 2; translated protein: MSSMDDAQDMFCNDDLVNPLSSMGMQVSCILVVSHFFNVVLRTMGQPGPIAQILAGLILGPMSHIPYIKETFFPASSINYYQVVSFFCRINFMFLFGLEMNIHYTLRHWKMVTLVACGGALMGGIIGLSVSFYLHQELTDDTNPNYYFYMTIMLMVSYTSSPMVIRLTAELRFAASDIGRIAVSSALITEMACLLFFNVIEGKTARTLLQKLGYSIYNFVLPVYFGYLGLQCDLINVFTRLNRTANVAILILLSIGSKLGGTLIVCRYLHIPTNEGIFLGFMLNTRGYADLLFIGAAAKQITSFDAESYNVLLVSIVLNTIISGIIVSFIAKGEEKMFSNNHTTIEPQEMEDELKILACVYDPRQVSAILATILAIHGSKTSPSTTYLMHLIELVKKIKSNLLYHEKENGDISDDDEAFGGNDVVDINNALDTFTEDTKILVQQKRTVSSFLSLYEEVCSEAENLQVSIILLPFHKHQRIDGKLESGKEGIRITNQKVLRHAPCSVGVIIERGLTTSFGFSELIESETIQNVATLFFGGPDDREAVAWSLRISKCPRINLTIIRFLLSSKLENEQIDKSGVQSKEKEILMSLSGEETANDEIDNNFMVDFYNRHVASGKIGYVENFVKNGRQTVECLKEIGDIYSLFIVGKGGRGNSSLTIDMSDWEECPELGSVGDILASSDFDIHGSVLVIQQHRDVKKGLIHD